The proteins below are encoded in one region of Pontibacter deserti:
- a CDS encoding chemotaxis protein CheB: MTASPKLIVIGGSWGGIQASLQILQQLPPDYSIPIVLVLHQLRNNEGNLQQVYQKKIKLRAVEIEEKESINSGYVYLAPTNYHVLIENDYTFALDDSELENYSRPSIDVTFTSAADVFGDQVIGILLSGASKDGSSGLKYIFEKQGKAIVQNPEEAEVDTMPQAAIDLIPGCSIMNLTSIQAFLLSLHVS; encoded by the coding sequence ATGACTGCATCTCCGAAATTAATTGTGATAGGTGGTTCCTGGGGCGGAATACAGGCATCGTTGCAGATACTGCAGCAGTTGCCACCGGACTATAGTATCCCGATTGTGTTGGTATTGCACCAGCTCCGCAATAATGAAGGAAACCTGCAGCAGGTATACCAAAAGAAAATAAAGCTGCGTGCTGTAGAGATAGAGGAGAAGGAAAGTATAAACAGCGGGTATGTATATTTAGCGCCGACCAATTATCACGTACTTATAGAGAATGATTATACATTTGCTTTAGACGACTCAGAACTGGAAAATTACTCCAGACCATCTATAGATGTGACCTTTACAAGCGCAGCCGACGTGTTTGGAGACCAGGTAATCGGAATCTTACTTAGTGGTGCCAGTAAAGACGGAAGTTCAGGATTAAAGTATATCTTTGAAAAACAGGGCAAAGCCATCGTGCAAAATCCTGAAGAAGCTGAAGTAGACACCATGCCACAGGCAGCCATCGACCTTATACCTGGTTGTAGTATCATGAATTTAACTAGTATACAAGCATTTTTACTTTCTTTACATGTTAGCTGA
- a CDS encoding sensor histidine kinase, translated as MLADQHLTPAVLDSAVQPVKILLVDDKVENLVSLESLLAKEDEHISYIFANSGEEALKVALQEELALILLDVQMPGMNGYEVARYLRDISKTRDIPIIFVTAINEQDAHVIEGFEAGAVDFLFKPLHPYVTKAKVSTFVKFYLQKKELERVNKATLEINQQLEERVNERTKELTKVNKDLDNFVYTASHDLKAPINNIEGLVKALNETLHENGTELEGVAPIMEMIDGSITRFKNTLLDLTEIAKVKHEEEAGEESINLKEILEDVKLNIKDLIQRYDAIILDDFSQVPDIVFSRKNLRSIIYNLISNSIKYSSPERKPEVRITSASAGDYTLLTVQDNGLGVKKEDQEKVFDMFKRLHAHVEGTGVGLAIVKRIVENCDGKIEFQSELDKGSVFRVYLK; from the coding sequence ATGTTAGCTGATCAGCATCTTACTCCTGCAGTTTTAGATAGTGCCGTGCAACCGGTCAAGATCCTGTTAGTGGATGATAAGGTAGAAAACCTTGTTAGCCTGGAGAGTTTACTTGCAAAAGAAGATGAGCATATAAGCTACATTTTTGCCAACTCCGGTGAAGAGGCTTTAAAAGTTGCTTTACAGGAAGAGCTTGCCCTTATTTTGCTGGATGTACAAATGCCCGGCATGAACGGTTATGAAGTAGCCCGCTACCTGCGCGATATTTCCAAAACACGGGATATACCTATTATTTTCGTGACAGCTATAAACGAGCAGGATGCGCATGTAATTGAAGGCTTTGAGGCAGGTGCCGTAGATTTTCTGTTTAAGCCGTTGCACCCTTACGTTACAAAAGCCAAGGTATCCACGTTTGTAAAGTTTTACCTGCAGAAAAAAGAACTGGAGCGCGTAAACAAAGCCACCCTGGAAATAAACCAGCAACTGGAAGAGCGTGTGAACGAACGTACAAAAGAGCTCACCAAGGTAAATAAAGACCTTGATAACTTTGTATACACTGCCTCACACGACTTAAAAGCCCCTATAAATAACATAGAGGGCCTGGTAAAAGCGCTGAACGAAACATTGCATGAAAATGGCACAGAACTGGAGGGTGTGGCGCCGATCATGGAAATGATAGATGGCTCTATCACCAGGTTTAAGAACACACTCCTGGACCTGACAGAGATTGCCAAAGTAAAGCATGAGGAAGAGGCAGGCGAGGAAAGTATAAACCTGAAAGAGATACTGGAAGATGTAAAACTGAATATCAAAGATCTGATTCAGCGATACGATGCCATTATTCTGGATGATTTCTCGCAGGTGCCAGACATAGTTTTCTCCAGGAAGAACCTGCGCAGCATTATCTACAATCTTATTTCAAATTCTATTAAGTATTCTTCACCGGAGCGTAAACCGGAGGTCAGGATAACATCTGCTTCAGCAGGAGATTATACGTTGCTGACTGTGCAGGATAACGGACTGGGAGTTAAAAAAGAAGACCAGGAGAAGGTATTCGATATGTTTAAGCGACTGCACGCGCATGTAGAAGGCACAGGCGTAGGGCTTGCCATCGTTAAGAGAATAGTAGAAAATTGCGACGGTAAAATAGAGTTCCAGAGTGAGCTGGACAAAGGTTCTGTTTTCAGGGTATATCTGAAATAA
- a CDS encoding lytic transglycosylase domain-containing protein yields MAQQNWKYIAITLLLVVGLQLFSQQQVITAGNQHELAEDERNTDAIRPTVVPSSLSFAGEPVPLHVPDVAERLDRELLVNSYLHATTLLGLKRMQRYEPEIRAILKENDIPEDFIYLALAESLFGQVTSPAGAAGFWQLMPDTARGYGLIVNSEVDERFHVRKATFAAIKYLKSAKNRFGSWTNAAASYNRGMGGLDRALEQQGVQSYYDLYLNDETSRYMFRILALKEILGNPQKYKFELPEGAGYQPLPTRTVKVTATIPNLADYALQQGTNYKTLRLYNPWIKDFALTVPQGKEFELKLPVQAN; encoded by the coding sequence ATGGCACAACAGAACTGGAAATACATTGCTATCACGTTGCTTTTAGTAGTTGGACTACAGCTATTTAGCCAACAACAGGTGATTACAGCAGGTAATCAACATGAGCTGGCAGAGGATGAACGAAATACTGATGCTATAAGGCCTACAGTTGTGCCCAGCTCGCTCAGCTTTGCCGGCGAACCGGTGCCGTTGCATGTACCCGATGTGGCAGAGCGCCTGGACCGTGAACTGCTGGTAAACTCATACCTGCACGCCACCACCTTGCTTGGCCTTAAACGCATGCAGCGTTACGAGCCCGAGATCAGAGCTATACTTAAAGAGAACGATATACCCGAAGATTTTATCTACCTGGCACTTGCTGAAAGCCTGTTTGGGCAGGTTACCTCACCGGCTGGTGCAGCAGGTTTCTGGCAACTGATGCCCGATACTGCCCGCGGCTATGGCCTTATTGTGAACAGCGAAGTAGATGAGCGCTTCCATGTACGCAAAGCCACGTTTGCAGCCATAAAATACCTGAAAAGTGCTAAGAACCGTTTCGGGTCATGGACCAATGCAGCGGCCTCTTATAACAGGGGTATGGGGGGCCTGGACCGTGCGCTGGAACAACAGGGTGTACAAAGCTATTATGACCTTTACCTGAACGACGAGACCTCGCGCTATATGTTCCGGATTCTGGCTTTAAAAGAGATATTAGGCAACCCACAGAAGTATAAATTTGAGCTACCCGAAGGAGCAGGTTACCAGCCACTGCCAACACGAACCGTAAAGGTTACCGCTACCATTCCTAACTTAGCTGACTACGCTTTGCAACAGGGCACCAACTATAAAACCCTTCGCCTGTATAACCCCTGGATAAAAGACTTTGCCCTAACTGTGCCACAAGGAAAGGAATTTGAGCTGAAGTTGCCTGTGCAGGCGAACTAA
- a CDS encoding ELWxxDGT repeat protein → MNNKLLRYLFIFCLFAIPAHAQTQVTDIQWSNAELSSMPSGYLEYSGKLYFAATSDNYGEELWVSDGSESNTLLFKDLNPGSGSSAPRNLLVLNNELYFVANDGISGQQLFKTDGTTGNIQKLTNFIDKTIPRLTLVNDQIFFTITETISDGGDGFLAIWKSNGTKAGTTLIKDKLNTWSKVTAFEGSCNGLFFFESQATDSPNYTKMWRSDGTPAGTYPLTSNLEGSGSGYNGFGESGGRIFSQHIIYNNNLYFVARGTVFGSDQSVGIMKTDGTVENTVPVGKVHEGYLINHGGVAELSGKLYFSFFEYKKNRLFIWETDGTATGTEKVYDKTAEQYFGPSNLIAHEGKLFFSSAGSSGAGTSLMSLDPQNDTVTPVAQLEVVTTKPYELFGGTLNSNQLFGIKQGLMFLGLNKPNFTNTKDFHIINLASGSSTKAPAINYATSFYLFNGRYYFSGYSSNTGLELWSADQLLENYSILKNINKGRTGIYSREVVALGNNMIFDTHEAKAAKGRELWQFNTNSQTASVLADINPGALSSDPSQLIKFKDKIYFIANQNDKGREIWSTDGTEAGTIRLTDYANNVWSSYPSLLTNQGEENLYFAAFNEQERRSYLMKTDGTTLTTVKDVGVNMYDSPLFIKSIVATENKVFFATEFDGDDLWVSNGTSEGTLKLKDFCNIKQITYGNGFIYFIANEYGDCKGEIKLWKSDGTVSGTKAIFESGAMPFTNIRSLYSYNNALYFVAYTEGSGSEVWKTDGTAAGTTKVKEIGPGALSGIGSPDFTVFNDKLYFAADDGVHGTELWQTDGTTGNTFMVADIAAGSIASMPRNLTPIGNKLYLNATTTENGSELLVTEGADVSLAAEMVPGLNHSDPTNIMLVNGKIYFMANTLSAGRQLWMLDGEDVTGIEEEIIKKSLTVFPNPASEYITFLYDKGSKAKVSAIELTDMQGKKQVSIVNREAGKINISHLSPGIYLLTFQIGAERVSKKFIKINQ, encoded by the coding sequence ATGAACAACAAACTTCTACGCTACTTATTTATTTTCTGTCTGTTTGCTATCCCGGCACATGCACAAACCCAGGTAACCGATATTCAGTGGTCAAATGCTGAGCTAAGCTCTATGCCATCTGGGTATTTAGAGTATAGTGGGAAACTATACTTTGCAGCTACTTCTGACAATTATGGAGAAGAGCTTTGGGTCAGTGATGGTTCAGAATCAAACACGCTCTTATTCAAAGATCTTAACCCGGGCTCTGGGAGTTCTGCTCCAAGGAACCTGCTCGTATTAAATAATGAGCTATACTTTGTTGCAAACGATGGCATCAGTGGCCAGCAGTTGTTTAAGACAGACGGCACCACAGGAAACATTCAGAAGCTTACCAACTTTATTGATAAAACTATACCAAGGCTGACGCTAGTAAATGATCAGATCTTCTTTACGATCACAGAAACTATTTCAGATGGAGGAGATGGCTTTTTGGCAATCTGGAAGAGTAATGGTACCAAAGCAGGTACAACGTTAATAAAAGACAAATTAAATACCTGGAGTAAAGTGACAGCCTTTGAAGGTAGTTGTAACGGCCTGTTCTTTTTTGAATCACAGGCAACAGATAGTCCTAACTATACCAAAATGTGGAGAAGCGATGGTACTCCTGCTGGTACTTACCCACTAACTTCAAACCTGGAAGGAAGCGGTTCAGGCTATAACGGATTTGGTGAAAGTGGTGGGAGAATATTTTCTCAACATATTATTTATAACAACAATCTATACTTTGTGGCTCGCGGTACTGTTTTTGGCTCAGACCAGAGTGTAGGTATCATGAAGACTGATGGCACAGTGGAAAATACTGTGCCGGTAGGTAAAGTGCATGAAGGATATTTGATCAACCATGGTGGAGTAGCTGAATTGAGTGGCAAATTATACTTCTCATTTTTTGAGTATAAAAAGAACAGGCTTTTTATCTGGGAGACCGATGGTACGGCAACAGGTACAGAAAAAGTGTATGATAAGACTGCTGAGCAATATTTTGGCCCATCTAACCTTATAGCTCATGAAGGTAAACTCTTTTTCTCAAGTGCCGGAAGTAGCGGGGCTGGTACTTCTTTAATGAGTCTTGATCCGCAAAACGATACAGTTACTCCAGTAGCACAACTGGAAGTTGTTACCACAAAGCCTTACGAATTGTTTGGCGGAACATTGAACAGTAACCAGCTCTTTGGCATAAAGCAAGGTCTGATGTTTTTAGGGTTAAACAAGCCTAACTTCACGAATACAAAAGATTTTCACATAATTAATTTAGCAAGTGGAAGTAGTACTAAGGCTCCGGCTATAAATTATGCTACCAGTTTTTATTTATTTAACGGGCGCTATTATTTTTCAGGATACTCTTCAAATACAGGACTAGAATTGTGGTCTGCAGATCAGCTTCTTGAAAACTATAGCATACTAAAGAATATAAATAAAGGCAGAACTGGTATTTACAGCAGAGAAGTAGTAGCCTTAGGTAACAACATGATTTTCGATACCCACGAAGCAAAAGCAGCGAAGGGAAGGGAACTATGGCAATTTAACACCAATTCTCAAACTGCTTCTGTGTTAGCAGATATAAACCCGGGAGCTCTATCATCAGATCCGTCACAGCTTATAAAGTTTAAAGACAAGATTTACTTTATAGCTAATCAGAACGACAAAGGGAGAGAAATTTGGTCTACTGACGGTACAGAAGCAGGTACAATAAGACTGACAGATTATGCAAACAACGTATGGTCTTCTTATCCTAGTCTGCTAACCAACCAGGGCGAAGAGAACCTGTACTTTGCGGCGTTTAACGAACAGGAGAGACGTAGTTATCTAATGAAAACAGATGGTACTACACTTACAACAGTTAAAGATGTAGGTGTAAACATGTACGATTCTCCCTTGTTTATAAAATCAATTGTGGCTACAGAAAACAAAGTCTTTTTCGCGACAGAATTTGATGGTGACGATCTGTGGGTAAGCAATGGCACAAGCGAAGGTACCTTAAAGTTAAAGGACTTTTGTAATATTAAACAGATCACCTATGGCAATGGCTTCATCTACTTTATTGCTAATGAATATGGAGATTGCAAGGGAGAAATAAAGCTGTGGAAGTCTGATGGTACGGTTTCAGGAACAAAAGCAATTTTCGAATCTGGAGCGATGCCGTTTACTAATATCAGAAGCCTTTATAGTTATAACAATGCACTTTATTTTGTTGCTTATACCGAGGGGTCTGGAAGTGAAGTATGGAAAACAGATGGCACTGCAGCAGGTACAACAAAGGTAAAAGAAATAGGACCTGGTGCTTTGTCAGGTATAGGTAGCCCTGACTTTACCGTTTTTAACGATAAGCTTTATTTTGCGGCAGATGATGGAGTTCATGGGACCGAACTTTGGCAAACTGACGGGACTACTGGCAATACGTTTATGGTAGCTGATATTGCTGCAGGAAGTATAGCATCGATGCCCCGAAACTTGACACCAATTGGGAACAAGCTTTATTTAAATGCCACTACCACTGAAAACGGGAGCGAATTGTTGGTTACAGAAGGTGCTGATGTTTCGCTTGCTGCAGAGATGGTTCCAGGATTAAATCATTCTGATCCAACTAATATAATGCTAGTAAATGGTAAGATTTACTTTATGGCTAATACTCTTAGCGCCGGAAGACAACTCTGGATGTTAGATGGCGAAGATGTGACAGGCATAGAGGAGGAGATAATTAAGAAGAGCCTTACTGTGTTCCCGAATCCAGCTTCTGAATATATCACATTTTTATATGACAAAGGAAGCAAAGCTAAAGTAAGCGCTATTGAGCTTACAGACATGCAAGGTAAAAAGCAGGTTTCTATCGTTAACAGGGAAGCAGGAAAAATAAATATAAGCCATCTTTCTCCAGGTATTTACTTGCTGACCTTCCAAATTGGCGCAGAACGAGTATCAAAGAAGTTTATTAAAATAAACCAGTAG
- the aqpZ gene encoding aquaporin Z, whose protein sequence is MKKMIAEFIGTMWLVLGGCGSAVLAAAYPELGIGFVGVSFAFGLTVLTMAYAIGHISGCHLNPAVSIGLWVGGRFDKKELLPYILSQVLGAIAGAGILYIIASGRPGFDLGSFAANGYGEHSPGGYTLGAALATEVVMTFMFIFVILGSTYPKAPAGLAGIAVGLGLTLVHLISIPVTNTSVNPARSLSQAVFAGGWAIEQLWLFWLAPILGAMLAGVVYNYICPGEKAEEKTPPIIQTTPTLHH, encoded by the coding sequence ATGAAAAAAATGATCGCAGAGTTTATCGGGACAATGTGGCTGGTGCTGGGTGGCTGCGGAAGCGCAGTTTTAGCAGCGGCCTATCCCGAATTAGGAATTGGATTCGTAGGGGTATCGTTTGCTTTTGGTTTAACGGTACTTACCATGGCTTATGCCATAGGGCATATTTCGGGTTGCCATCTGAACCCGGCAGTTTCTATTGGCCTTTGGGTTGGCGGACGCTTTGATAAGAAAGAACTTTTGCCCTACATATTGTCGCAGGTATTAGGTGCCATTGCCGGCGCCGGCATTCTTTATATAATAGCTAGCGGCAGACCTGGTTTTGACTTAGGTAGCTTTGCTGCGAACGGTTACGGTGAGCACTCTCCGGGTGGCTATACTTTGGGGGCAGCCCTGGCAACCGAGGTAGTCATGACGTTTATGTTTATATTCGTCATCCTGGGTTCAACTTATCCAAAAGCTCCCGCAGGTTTAGCAGGAATAGCAGTAGGTCTTGGCCTGACACTGGTGCATTTAATAAGTATACCAGTTACCAATACATCCGTAAATCCGGCCAGAAGCCTGAGCCAGGCCGTGTTTGCAGGTGGCTGGGCGATAGAACAATTGTGGCTGTTCTGGTTGGCCCCTATTTTGGGAGCAATGCTGGCTGGTGTTGTTTATAACTATATTTGTCCGGGAGAGAAAGCCGAGGAAAAGACTCCACCTATTATTCAGACTACTCCTACGCTTCATCATTAG
- a CDS encoding LytR/AlgR family response regulator transcription factor, with amino-acid sequence MSKYKTIVVDDEPAAREGLAALLQADAEVEVIGICANALEAIDLMQHTTPDILFLDIQMPEVNGFELLRSLSVPPPAVAFVTAYDQYAIAAFEHHAIDYLLKPFTNDRFCNCLAKCKSVVEQKNHGDLSEKIRQLLQEQTTQKEEKLISPVTSINALNKLSIKANGKILLLDLNDIWYFEAEDYYVNIHYKSQRILIRDSIKNLEQLLAEKQFCRIHKSTLVNLQKVTELENHFNGGLIMKLQNNTELKVSKNHKQALLERFGLG; translated from the coding sequence ATGAGCAAGTATAAAACCATAGTTGTTGACGATGAGCCGGCCGCTCGCGAAGGTTTGGCTGCACTACTACAAGCAGATGCTGAGGTAGAGGTAATCGGTATCTGCGCAAACGCTTTAGAAGCAATAGACCTGATGCAGCACACAACACCCGATATACTTTTCCTGGATATCCAGATGCCTGAAGTTAATGGCTTTGAGCTGCTTCGGTCACTCTCTGTGCCCCCTCCCGCCGTAGCTTTTGTTACCGCTTACGACCAATATGCCATTGCCGCTTTTGAGCACCACGCGATAGACTACCTCCTAAAGCCATTCACGAACGATCGCTTCTGCAACTGCCTTGCCAAGTGCAAAAGTGTAGTAGAGCAAAAGAACCACGGAGACTTAAGCGAAAAAATTCGGCAATTGCTGCAGGAACAGACAACGCAGAAAGAAGAAAAACTGATTAGTCCGGTTACCTCCATTAATGCGCTGAACAAGCTAAGTATAAAAGCCAACGGCAAGATCCTTCTCCTGGACCTAAACGATATCTGGTACTTTGAGGCGGAAGACTATTATGTAAACATCCACTATAAATCACAGCGCATTCTTATCCGGGACAGCATCAAAAACCTGGAGCAGCTGCTGGCAGAAAAGCAGTTTTGCAGAATCCATAAATCAACTTTGGTGAACCTGCAAAAGGTAACTGAACTGGAAAACCACTTTAACGGCGGCTTAATTATGAAACTGCAGAACAACACGGAGCTTAAAGTAAGCAAGAACCACAAGCAAGCGCTTCTGGAGCGATTCGGACTAGGATAG
- a CDS encoding sensor histidine kinase, which translates to MTTHQSIMPIKSEILHKYKWPASLLFWLFVGILYVLYTTLLDMHASTPPVVWYQHSSYKIAVHIVWGVVTVPYLQLLSRAGAPNKWVKYILLTIAAAAIHAFVSVISYGLLASIISFDTTFEAGRYWDGGFYHFSRLFFISWLTTIVIFIAWLGWENLQANQRQAKLNAELQSQLVQTQLQMLRMQLNPHFIFNTFNTISMMVRANKNEEATDMLAKLAELLRISLYKNEKQLIPLHKELEYCRHYLDIELVRFKDRLKVEFDVQPETEKILVPGMILQPLLENAFKHGLMNSIDSSPILRIESHQLENDLIISIKNTGKLETTVFNGNGIGLQNVRERLKLHYGDKAHFALEQQNGLVLASINIAS; encoded by the coding sequence TTGACAACACACCAAAGTATAATGCCCATTAAAAGCGAAATCTTACACAAGTATAAATGGCCTGCCAGCCTGCTATTCTGGCTTTTCGTGGGAATTCTTTATGTTTTATACACTACGCTGCTGGACATGCATGCGTCAACTCCTCCTGTTGTATGGTATCAGCATAGCAGCTATAAAATTGCCGTTCACATTGTCTGGGGTGTTGTAACGGTACCTTACCTGCAATTGCTAAGCAGAGCGGGGGCACCAAATAAGTGGGTTAAATACATTTTATTAACTATAGCTGCCGCCGCCATTCATGCTTTTGTAAGTGTGATAAGCTACGGGTTGCTGGCATCCATCATATCTTTTGACACCACATTTGAGGCAGGACGCTACTGGGATGGTGGATTTTACCATTTCTCCAGACTGTTCTTTATCAGCTGGCTTACGACAATCGTCATCTTTATAGCCTGGCTTGGCTGGGAAAACCTCCAGGCAAATCAAAGACAGGCCAAGCTTAATGCCGAACTGCAGTCGCAGCTGGTACAAACCCAATTGCAGATGCTGCGCATGCAGCTAAACCCCCACTTTATCTTCAACACATTTAATACCATTTCGATGATGGTGCGGGCTAACAAAAACGAAGAAGCTACCGACATGCTGGCGAAACTGGCCGAGCTGCTGCGCATCAGCCTTTATAAAAATGAAAAGCAGCTTATTCCCCTGCACAAAGAACTGGAGTATTGCCGCCACTACCTCGACATTGAACTGGTGCGTTTTAAAGACAGGTTAAAAGTTGAATTTGATGTGCAGCCGGAAACCGAAAAGATACTGGTGCCCGGTATGATTTTACAGCCTCTGCTGGAGAACGCATTTAAACATGGCCTGATGAACTCCATAGACTCCTCTCCTATTCTTAGGATTGAAAGCCATCAGTTGGAAAATGATTTAATCATCAGCATTAAAAATACCGGCAAATTAGAAACCACGGTGTTTAACGGAAATGGCATTGGGTTACAAAATGTACGGGAACGCTTAAAACTGCATTACGGCGATAAAGCACATTTTGCCTTAGAGCAGCAAAACGGTTTGGTGTTGGCAAGTATAAATATAGCCTCATGA
- a CDS encoding outer membrane beta-barrel protein, translating into MKKRVTTILLLVLLQLVQAHAQQAPAIHGSVVNAEGKAIEYANVILLQAKDSAAVGSTLADESGKFHFTSIKAGTYIIAVKQLGYQQAFSQSITVTEQPINVDPIMLTPTVNQLAEVTVQGQKPLLEVQEDKLVLDVAQSIAASGGNGLEVLEKLPGVSIDQDGGIALNGRTGVLVTINGKQTNLPAAEVANLLRSMSANTMEKVELITHASAKYDAAGNAGIINIKLKKGLADGTNGSIAAGTGYGKYGKANAGINLNTRGDNFNLFGNYNYLYNKRYVTLDLKRSVTHEGQTTYFDQFNYRPSFSHSHTYQAGADFTLSKNDQLGILFNGNNYIMEVDPRNTTDFRSNPTAAPDSALQLKNHIDTKWFNYTLNANYKHSFTQKGHEITADVDYSSFGFQQNDNITTDFTFANPAKPTYSQTLRSDVPADISILVLKSDYALPLGQGTQLETGVKLSHVKTKTDILYEELQDNSWKTDETRTNDFLYTENISAAYVNFSKQINKFRIQAGLRAEHTMAEGESERAEATDKKDYLKFFPSISVRQQLNEKYNIGLSYSRRVDRPVYRDLFPFIFFMDPYTYVQGNPYLQPQFTNTIQLSGNYNSSYTLTLGYSQTKDFFTNITHQDDETGIGYASKENFKDFYNYNLSLIAPIIVTNWWVSNNSVSVFYNKFNTVFLGEKLDIGQLSTTVNSSNSFKLPNSLSMELSALYHSPTVMGAYHVKSNYNVNLGIQKQVLQQRGSIRLSITDIFKTSRMSNTINFANMNMDMDSRWESRQVRLNFTYNFGNKDLKPLRRRSSVSEEEQRRASQSN; encoded by the coding sequence ATGAAAAAACGAGTAACCACTATTCTCCTGCTTGTGCTGCTGCAGTTGGTGCAGGCACATGCGCAACAAGCACCTGCCATACATGGAAGCGTAGTAAATGCAGAGGGCAAGGCCATAGAGTATGCGAATGTTATACTTTTGCAGGCAAAGGATTCTGCTGCCGTTGGAAGTACGCTAGCGGATGAGTCAGGCAAATTCCATTTCACCTCCATTAAGGCTGGCACTTACATTATCGCTGTTAAGCAACTGGGGTATCAGCAGGCATTCAGCCAAAGTATAACGGTAACAGAACAGCCTATCAATGTTGATCCTATCATGCTTACACCAACTGTAAACCAGCTGGCAGAGGTAACGGTGCAGGGGCAAAAGCCATTGCTGGAAGTACAGGAAGACAAGCTGGTGCTGGATGTAGCCCAAAGTATAGCGGCAAGCGGAGGCAACGGACTGGAGGTACTGGAGAAGCTCCCGGGTGTAAGTATAGATCAGGATGGCGGCATTGCCCTGAACGGGAGAACGGGCGTATTGGTAACCATTAACGGGAAACAGACAAATTTACCCGCAGCCGAGGTGGCAAACCTGCTTCGTAGCATGAGTGCCAACACCATGGAAAAAGTGGAGCTTATCACGCATGCTTCTGCAAAGTATGATGCAGCCGGCAATGCAGGTATCATCAACATAAAGCTTAAAAAAGGCCTGGCCGATGGCACCAACGGAAGTATAGCGGCTGGCACAGGCTACGGCAAGTATGGCAAAGCCAATGCAGGCATCAACCTGAATACCCGGGGCGATAACTTTAACCTCTTTGGCAACTATAACTACCTGTATAACAAACGCTATGTAACACTTGATCTGAAAAGAAGTGTAACGCACGAAGGCCAGACAACTTATTTCGATCAGTTTAACTACAGACCTTCATTTTCACATAGCCATACTTACCAGGCCGGGGCAGACTTTACTTTAAGCAAAAACGATCAGCTAGGCATACTTTTCAATGGCAATAATTACATCATGGAAGTAGACCCCAGAAATACCACAGACTTCAGAAGTAACCCGACTGCCGCGCCAGACTCTGCTTTGCAACTAAAAAACCACATCGATACGAAATGGTTTAACTACACGCTAAACGCTAACTACAAGCACAGTTTTACACAGAAAGGCCATGAGATAACCGCTGATGTAGATTACTCAAGTTTCGGTTTCCAGCAGAACGATAACATTACCACGGACTTTACTTTCGCGAACCCAGCCAAACCAACTTACAGCCAGACCCTGAGAAGCGATGTGCCTGCCGATATTTCCATACTTGTGTTGAAAAGCGATTATGCATTGCCACTCGGCCAGGGCACGCAACTGGAAACCGGCGTAAAATTGAGCCATGTAAAAACCAAAACCGATATTTTGTATGAAGAACTGCAGGATAATAGTTGGAAAACCGACGAGACCAGGACAAACGATTTCCTTTATACAGAAAACATCAGTGCAGCATACGTAAACTTTTCAAAACAAATCAACAAGTTCAGAATACAGGCAGGCTTACGCGCCGAGCATACTATGGCCGAAGGAGAATCTGAAAGAGCGGAGGCCACAGACAAAAAAGACTACCTGAAGTTTTTCCCGAGCATTTCGGTAAGGCAGCAACTAAACGAAAAGTATAACATTGGCTTATCGTATAGCCGCCGCGTAGACCGCCCGGTTTACCGCGACCTGTTCCCGTTCATCTTCTTTATGGACCCTTATACATATGTGCAGGGTAACCCATACCTGCAGCCGCAGTTTACCAATACCATACAGTTGTCGGGTAACTATAACAGTAGCTATACTTTAACACTTGGCTACAGCCAAACAAAAGACTTCTTCACAAACATTACCCACCAGGATGATGAAACAGGGATAGGGTATGCCTCTAAAGAAAATTTCAAGGACTTCTACAATTATAACCTGAGCCTGATTGCCCCGATTATAGTAACAAACTGGTGGGTGAGCAACAACAGCGTAAGCGTGTTCTACAACAAGTTCAACACTGTGTTCCTGGGCGAGAAACTTGACATCGGGCAGTTGAGTACGACTGTAAACTCCAGCAACTCCTTTAAACTACCAAATAGCTTATCGATGGAGCTGAGCGCCCTCTACCATTCTCCTACCGTGATGGGTGCCTATCATGTAAAGTCTAATTACAACGTGAACCTGGGCATACAAAAACAGGTTTTACAGCAGCGTGGCAGCATCCGGTTAAGTATAACGGATATCTTTAAAACTAGCAGGATGAGCAATACCATAAACTTCGCGAACATGAACATGGACATGGATAGCCGCTGGGAAAGCCGCCAGGTGCGCCTGAACTTTACCTACAACTTCGGCAACAAAGACCTAAAACCGCTACGCCGAAGAAGCTCCGTCTCGGAAGAGGAACAACGCAGAGCCAGCCAGTCGAATTAG